In Companilactobacillus allii, one genomic interval encodes:
- the upp gene encoding uracil phosphoribosyltransferase, protein MSKFQVLNHPLIQHKLTIIRNKHTGTKVFREVANEIGELMVYEITRDLPLKEIEIETPMGKSKQKVLAGKKLAVIPILRAGLGMVDGVLELIPAAKVGHIGMYRDEKTLKPHEYFVKLPSDIDERELFIVDPMLATGGSANMAIEALKKRGAKHMRLVVLVAAPEGVKAVQEAHPDVDIYAASLDEKITDSGYIFPGLGDAGDRLFGTK, encoded by the coding sequence ATGTCTAAATTTCAAGTATTAAACCACCCACTGATCCAACATAAATTAACAATTATCAGAAACAAGCACACTGGTACTAAAGTGTTTCGTGAAGTTGCCAATGAAATTGGTGAATTGATGGTTTATGAAATTACTAGGGACTTGCCATTGAAGGAAATTGAAATTGAAACTCCAATGGGAAAGTCAAAACAAAAAGTTCTTGCAGGTAAGAAACTAGCAGTTATTCCTATACTCCGTGCCGGTTTAGGTATGGTCGATGGCGTTTTGGAATTGATTCCAGCTGCCAAAGTTGGTCATATCGGAATGTATCGTGACGAAAAGACGCTTAAACCACATGAATATTTTGTTAAATTACCTAGTGATATTGATGAACGTGAATTGTTCATCGTTGATCCAATGCTTGCTACAGGTGGATCCGCAAATATGGCCATCGAAGCATTGAAAAAACGTGGAGCAAAACACATGCGACTTGTTGTTCTTGTTGCTGCACCAGAAGGTGTTAAAGCAGTTCAAGAGGCACATCCAGATGTAGACATTTATGCAGCCTCATTAGATGAAAAGATCACCGATAGTGGCTATATTTTCCCCGGATTAGGTGACGCTGGTGATCGTCTATTTGGTACAAAATAA
- a CDS encoding L-threonylcarbamoyladenylate synthase has product METEILKNTEISKAVEFLADGKLVAFPTETVYGLGADATRPDVVKDVYAAKGRPSDNPLIVHVSSPEMVWEYADLTYKPMAEKLMSKFWPGPLTIIMPIQPGSLSKEVTGGLSTAAFRMPNNSTTLNLIKTFGKPIVGPSANTSGKPSPTLAKHVYHDLKGKISAILDDGPTKLGVESTVIDLSTDIPTVLRPGMITVEDLLQVLDNVNSDHHKVAAGEIPKAPGMKYKHYAPSAQVIIVDDTNDFTKAIAEYKTNKLGIMATEDVLSTIPDAEGQLKFSLGNDIYGASKELFAGLRGLDGQNVEYILAQGFPEADHGEAYRNRLNKSAGQKHFEK; this is encoded by the coding sequence TTGGAAACAGAAATATTAAAGAATACAGAAATATCAAAAGCTGTTGAGTTTCTCGCTGATGGTAAATTAGTGGCATTTCCAACTGAGACTGTTTACGGTCTTGGTGCTGATGCAACACGCCCAGATGTGGTTAAAGATGTGTATGCTGCAAAGGGTCGTCCAAGTGATAATCCTTTGATTGTTCATGTGTCTAGTCCAGAAATGGTTTGGGAATATGCAGATTTAACTTATAAGCCAATGGCGGAGAAACTAATGAGCAAGTTTTGGCCAGGTCCTTTGACCATCATTATGCCGATTCAACCGGGTAGTTTATCAAAAGAAGTCACTGGTGGTCTGAGTACTGCTGCCTTCAGGATGCCTAATAATTCCACTACTTTGAACCTTATCAAAACGTTTGGTAAACCAATCGTTGGTCCCTCAGCTAATACTAGTGGTAAACCTAGTCCAACTTTGGCTAAGCACGTTTATCATGATTTGAAGGGAAAAATTTCAGCTATACTTGATGACGGTCCAACTAAGCTTGGTGTGGAGTCTACTGTTATTGATCTTTCAACAGATATACCAACTGTCTTGCGTCCAGGGATGATTACGGTTGAAGACTTGTTACAAGTACTGGATAATGTAAATAGTGATCATCATAAGGTGGCAGCTGGTGAAATACCAAAGGCTCCCGGCATGAAATATAAGCATTACGCACCAAGTGCACAGGTAATTATTGTTGACGATACTAACGACTTTACAAAAGCTATTGCTGAATATAAAACTAACAAATTAGGCATTATGGCTACTGAAGACGTGTTATCTACTATTCCTGACGCAGAGGGACAATTAAAGTTTTCGTTAGGTAATGATATTTACGGTGCATCAAAGGAATTGTTTGCTGGATTAAGAGGACTTGATGGACAGAATGTAGAGTATATTCTGGCTCAAGGATTTCCAGAAGCTGATCATGGAGAAGCATATAGAAACCGCTTGAACAAATCAGCTGGTCAAAAGCATTTCGAGAAATAA
- the prmC gene encoding peptide chain release factor N(5)-glutamine methyltransferase, whose amino-acid sequence MEKLSYSNALKRAFLMLKQEKKFPEDAEYLMEELTGFNYTQLQLHRNEDVPGKIMRQFHDGVVRLGMDEPVQYILGNAYFMGRSFTVNQDVLIPRQETEEMVQKIIDDHTGKKENIWDIGTGSGVIAISLGLAFPEDDILGTDISKEALKIAELNADNYQADNVFLKQSDLFEKVIPEPFDVIVSNPPYISHQEKSVMDPSVIKYEPDLALYGDEFGLKFYQDISQNADKYLTENGILYMEFGYHQKSALEEIFAKNMPGYKVEFYKDMSGNYRYLKAEKGKI is encoded by the coding sequence GTGGAGAAACTAAGCTATTCTAATGCCCTGAAAAGGGCTTTTTTAATGCTAAAACAGGAAAAAAAATTTCCTGAAGATGCTGAATACTTGATGGAAGAATTAACTGGATTTAATTATACGCAGTTACAATTGCACCGTAATGAAGATGTCCCCGGGAAAATTATGAGACAGTTTCATGATGGGGTAGTCCGTTTAGGTATGGATGAGCCGGTTCAATATATCTTAGGGAATGCTTACTTTATGGGACGAAGTTTCACAGTAAATCAAGATGTTTTGATTCCAAGACAGGAAACTGAAGAAATGGTTCAAAAAATAATTGATGATCATACCGGTAAAAAGGAAAACATTTGGGATATTGGTACGGGTTCAGGGGTCATTGCTATAAGTTTGGGGTTAGCTTTTCCTGAAGATGATATTTTGGGTACTGATATTTCAAAAGAGGCACTTAAAATTGCTGAATTAAATGCAGATAATTATCAAGCAGATAATGTTTTTTTAAAACAGAGTGATTTGTTTGAAAAGGTTATTCCAGAGCCATTTGATGTCATTGTTTCCAATCCTCCGTATATTTCTCATCAAGAAAAATCGGTGATGGATCCAAGTGTTATTAAATATGAACCCGATTTAGCTTTATATGGAGATGAATTTGGATTAAAATTTTATCAAGACATATCACAAAATGCTGATAAATATTTGACTGAGAATGGTATTTTGTATATGGAGTTTGGATATCACCAAAAATCTGCTTTGGAAGAGATCTTTGCTAAAAATATGCCGGGATATAAAGTGGAATTTTATAAAGACATGAGTGGCAACTATCGCTATCTAAAAGCTGAAAAGGGGAAGATATAG
- the prfA gene encoding peptide chain release factor 1, with protein sequence MDKILEQLETLVERYAELQELMSDPEIINDTKRYMAYSKEEADMRDIVNAFNRYKELQKSISDSDEIMRETDDPEMQAMAKDELNSSKDAAEKLEHEITLLMLPKDPNDDKNIIMEIRGAAGGDEASLFAADLLSMYSKYAEKQGWTFDIVDENSTEVGGYKDVAVMITGSRVYSKLKYENGAHRVQRIPSTESAGRVHTSTATVAVMPEYDEVDIDLDPKDIRTDVYRSSGAGGQHINKTSSAVRMTHLPTGIVVAMQDQRSQQQNREKAMQILKSRVYDYYESENQSEYDEKRKSAVGTGDRSERIRTYNYPQNRVTDHRIGLSLNKLDRIMNGELDEIIDALIVNDQTQKLEQIQSGETKLF encoded by the coding sequence TTGGATAAAATTTTAGAACAACTTGAAACACTAGTTGAAAGATATGCCGAGTTACAAGAATTAATGAGTGATCCTGAAATTATCAATGATACAAAACGTTATATGGCCTATTCAAAAGAAGAAGCTGATATGCGTGATATCGTTAATGCCTTCAATCGCTACAAAGAATTGCAAAAGAGTATAAGTGATAGCGATGAAATAATGCGTGAAACTGATGACCCAGAAATGCAAGCTATGGCAAAGGATGAATTGAATTCATCTAAAGATGCAGCAGAAAAACTTGAACATGAGATCACATTATTGATGCTTCCAAAAGATCCTAATGATGATAAAAATATAATTATGGAAATTCGTGGAGCTGCCGGTGGTGATGAGGCCAGTTTATTTGCTGCTGATCTACTAAGCATGTACAGTAAATATGCTGAAAAACAAGGCTGGACTTTTGATATTGTTGATGAGAATTCAACAGAAGTCGGTGGTTATAAAGATGTCGCTGTTATGATTACTGGTAGTCGTGTTTATTCTAAGCTGAAGTATGAAAATGGGGCACATCGTGTTCAACGTATCCCATCAACAGAATCAGCTGGTCGTGTCCATACTTCAACTGCTACAGTTGCCGTTATGCCTGAATATGATGAAGTTGATATTGATCTAGATCCAAAGGATATTCGTACTGATGTTTATAGATCATCTGGTGCCGGTGGACAACATATTAATAAAACTTCATCTGCCGTTCGTATGACCCATTTACCAACTGGAATTGTCGTTGCTATGCAAGATCAACGTTCGCAACAACAAAACCGTGAAAAAGCTATGCAAATTCTTAAATCTCGTGTTTACGATTATTATGAATCAGAAAATCAAAGTGAATACGATGAGAAACGTAAGTCAGCTGTTGGTACTGGAGATCGTTCTGAGCGGATTAGAACTTATAATTACCCACAAAATCGTGTGACAGATCACCGTATAGGTCTTTCTTTGAATAAGTTAGACCGAATTATGAATGGTGAACTTGATGAAATTATTGATGCATTAATTGTCAATGATCAAACTCAAAAATTGGAGCAAATTCAAAGTGGAGAAACTAAGCTATTCTAA
- a CDS encoding thymidine kinase, whose protein sequence is MAQLFFKYGAMNSGKSIEILKVAHNYEEQGKSVILMTSIVDTRSGAGKIKSRMGLDRDAIALKKDSDVYDIVRRENPRAACILIDECEFMTKKQVLELTQVVDDLGIPVMAFGLKNDFKNELFEGSKYLLLYADKIEEMKTICWFCTKKATMNMRMLDGQPVYEGNQVAIGGNEMYYPVCRRHYNHPPMVENK, encoded by the coding sequence TTGGCGCAATTATTTTTTAAGTATGGTGCTATGAATAGTGGAAAATCTATTGAGATTTTGAAAGTAGCACACAACTATGAAGAACAAGGCAAATCAGTTATCCTAATGACTAGTATTGTAGATACTAGATCTGGTGCTGGAAAAATCAAAAGTCGTATGGGATTAGACCGGGATGCAATTGCATTGAAGAAAGACTCAGATGTTTATGATATTGTTAGAAGAGAGAATCCAAGAGCTGCATGCATTTTGATCGATGAATGTGAATTCATGACAAAAAAACAAGTTCTTGAGTTAACTCAGGTAGTAGATGATTTAGGAATTCCAGTTATGGCCTTTGGATTGAAGAATGATTTCAAAAATGAATTATTCGAAGGATCCAAGTATTTGTTACTTTATGCTGACAAGATAGAAGAAATGAAGACCATATGCTGGTTCTGTACTAAAAAGGCTACAATGAATATGCGTATGCTCGATGGGCAACCAGTTTATGAGGGTAATCAAGTTGCTATCGGTGGAAATGAAATGTATTACCCAGTATGTCGACGCCATTATAATCATCCTCCAATGGTAGAGAATAAATAG
- a CDS encoding Mur ligase family protein, translating to MTFKSSIATLTGKSSYFILSKFFNGGSSYPGKIAYKIDPDILTSLGKNYDLIIVTGTNGKTLTTSLINKMVTQKYDDVLTNPTGSNMIQGIVTSFVTHHKTSKKPLAVLEVDEANVEIICKYIKPKYFVLTNIFRDQMDRYGEIYTTYQKILNGIKLAPDATIIANGDAAIFSSKKLPNKVIYYGFSSKGHEKDDIKAPTNTDGVLCPNCNHIMHYHFISYANLGSYFCPNCGFKQNDLKYQVTNIKTLLPNKTEFEINGNSFTMNIGGKYNIYNALAAFAVASEMGITVDQMQKAFSYDEKVFGRQETITVDKKDVNIILVKNPVGLNQVIETILSDKSDYSLAFLLNANYADGIDTSWIWDANFEDFNYDKIPLVITGGKRVKDVTYRFKIAGLNMNKNIETVEIEDFVKQIPNIPTDKIYVLATYTAMMGLRKVLSDGGYIKK from the coding sequence ATGACATTTAAATCAAGCATCGCTACACTTACTGGAAAATCATCATACTTTATTTTAAGTAAGTTTTTCAACGGAGGTTCTTCTTATCCGGGAAAAATTGCTTATAAGATTGATCCAGATATTTTAACTAGTTTAGGAAAAAATTACGACTTAATTATCGTAACTGGAACTAATGGTAAAACTTTGACAACATCATTGATCAACAAAATGGTTACTCAAAAATACGATGATGTTTTAACTAATCCCACTGGATCGAATATGATCCAAGGTATAGTTACTAGTTTTGTCACACACCACAAAACAAGCAAAAAGCCACTAGCCGTCTTAGAAGTTGACGAAGCAAACGTTGAGATCATCTGTAAGTATATTAAGCCAAAATACTTCGTACTAACGAATATCTTCCGTGACCAAATGGATCGCTATGGTGAAATTTATACAACTTATCAAAAAATTCTCAATGGTATTAAATTGGCACCAGACGCTACTATCATCGCCAATGGTGATGCCGCCATTTTCTCTTCCAAAAAATTACCAAACAAAGTCATTTACTATGGATTCTCAAGTAAGGGACATGAAAAAGACGATATTAAAGCACCAACAAATACTGATGGTGTCCTCTGCCCTAACTGCAATCATATTATGCACTATCATTTTATTTCATACGCTAACTTGGGTAGTTATTTTTGTCCTAACTGTGGATTCAAACAAAACGACCTCAAATACCAAGTAACAAATATCAAAACACTATTACCTAACAAAACAGAATTCGAGATCAATGGGAACTCCTTTACAATGAATATTGGTGGTAAATATAATATTTATAATGCCTTAGCAGCTTTTGCTGTTGCTTCTGAGATGGGTATCACCGTCGATCAAATGCAAAAAGCCTTTTCATATGATGAAAAAGTATTTGGTCGTCAAGAGACTATCACAGTTGATAAAAAGGACGTAAATATTATCCTAGTCAAAAATCCAGTTGGATTGAATCAAGTTATCGAAACAATTTTGAGTGATAAATCAGACTACTCATTGGCATTTCTTCTTAACGCCAATTATGCCGATGGTATTGATACTAGCTGGATCTGGGACGCAAATTTTGAGGACTTTAATTACGATAAAATACCATTAGTTATCACTGGTGGTAAACGAGTTAAAGATGTTACTTATCGTTTCAAAATTGCTGGATTAAACATGAACAAGAATATAGAAACAGTTGAAATTGAAGATTTTGTTAAACAAATCCCAAATATTCCAACAGATAAAATATACGTTCTAGCTACATATACCGCTATGATGGGACTTAGAAAAGTTCTTAGCGATGGTGGATACATTAAAAAATAA
- a CDS encoding serine hydrolase domain-containing protein, which yields MKKFQQTEAQILDMVNQQVVPGVSYGFISNYSDSDIQTSLDESNFAGDKSWVPKITLLKGDELYDLASLTKVMGTVPIILKLIDEKKLSLHDPINKYLPQFKDGRVEIFHLLTHTSGIAGYIQNRDSLNDQQLIDALLSLPVTDNFNKKVVYTDTGMIFLGLIIEKIYQLPVQTVINNFVRDTWNLMDTTFSPEIARCTPTYEVNGQMLIGVPNDPKARQLGIHCGSAGMFSSLVDVMEFSRVMLTKKYKFLYKNFTDLFPGRSLGWDIKPGNILFHTGYTGHFIALDYIHKNAMVVLTNRVHPIEHNEVFLKHRDVILDSFLNESK from the coding sequence ATGAAAAAATTTCAACAAACAGAAGCACAGATATTGGATATGGTTAATCAACAAGTTGTACCTGGTGTCAGTTATGGATTTATTAGTAACTATAGTGATAGTGACATACAAACTAGTCTTGATGAATCCAATTTTGCTGGTGATAAGTCCTGGGTACCTAAGATCACGCTATTAAAAGGTGATGAATTATATGATTTGGCCTCACTAACAAAGGTTATGGGTACAGTACCGATCATCTTGAAATTGATTGATGAAAAAAAATTAAGTTTACATGATCCAATCAATAAATATTTACCACAGTTTAAGGACGGGCGTGTAGAAATATTTCATTTGTTAACGCATACATCAGGAATAGCTGGATATATTCAAAATCGTGACAGTTTGAATGACCAACAATTAATCGATGCATTGTTATCATTACCAGTAACTGACAATTTTAATAAAAAAGTTGTATACACGGATACAGGCATGATATTTTTGGGCTTAATAATAGAAAAAATCTATCAACTGCCAGTTCAGACAGTTATTAATAACTTTGTAAGGGATACTTGGAACCTAATGGATACAACTTTTTCACCTGAAATAGCCCGTTGCACCCCAACATACGAAGTTAATGGACAAATGCTTATTGGTGTACCGAATGATCCAAAAGCTCGTCAGCTGGGCATACATTGCGGATCAGCCGGTATGTTTTCGAGTTTAGTTGATGTAATGGAATTTTCCAGAGTTATGTTAACAAAAAAATATAAATTTTTATACAAGAACTTTACTGATTTGTTCCCAGGCAGATCGCTAGGCTGGGATATTAAACCTGGTAATATACTTTTTCATACTGGATATACAGGTCATTTTATTGCATTAGATTATATCCACAAGAATGCTATGGTTGTATTAACAAATAGAGTTCACCCAATTGAACACAATGAAGTATTTTTGAAACATCGAGATGTGATTTTAGATAGTTTTTTAAATGAGAGTAAGTGA